Below is a genomic region from Xylophilus sp. GW821-FHT01B05.
CCATCAGCCACGAGTGGTGCAACGGCCAGCGCCACGCCCTGGGCGCCGTGCCGCCCGCGCCCGATGCGCCCGGGCAAGTGGCGCGCCGCAGCGCCACGCCGGCCCCGCAGTAGCACGCGCCGGCCCGCCCGGCGTCGGATGCACGCGACAGTCCTGTTCGCCTCACTCACGGCCATGAAAGATAATGCGAATCCGTCGCATTAACAATCTTACATAACGCCATGCCATCCGCACCCGCCTGCACTCCCGTTCGCCACGCCGTCCTGCTGCTGTTGGCGGGCGGCCTCTCCGCCGCGCTGGGCGCCCACGCCCAGACCACCGGCGAGGCCACGCTGAAAGAAGTGCAGGTGCGCTCCGACGCCACGGCCGAGACAGCCACCGGCCCGGTGAACGGCTACCGCGCCACCCGCGCGGCCACCGCCACCAAGACCGACACGCCGCTGGCAGAGACGCCGCAGGCGGTGACCGTGATCACGCGCGACCAGATCACCGACCAGGGCGCCACCAACCTGCAGGACGCCCTCAACTACGCCGCCGGCGTGCGCTCGGACGCCTATGGCCTGGATTCGCGGACGGATTCGGTGCTGGTCCGCGGCAGCAACGCCGACGTCTACATCGACGGCCTGCGCCAGGCCAACGACTACTACACCAGCGCGGCGCGCCCTGACGTCTACACGCTGGAGCGCATCGAGGTATTGCGCGGCCCCTCGGCCATGCTCTATGGCCAGGGCAGCACCGGTGGCGTGGTCAACCTGGTCAGCAAACGGCCGCAGGCCGAGTTCCAGGGCGAGGTCGGCCTGCAGATCGGCAACTTTGGCCGCAAGCAGGTGCAGGCCGACATCACCGGCCCGCTCACCGCCGACGGCCAGTGGCTCTACCGCCTGATTGCCGTGGGCCGCAATGCCGACACGCAGGTGGACTATGTGCGCGACAACCGCGCCCTGCTCGCGCCCACGCTGACCTGGCGGCCGAGCGGCGTCACCTCGCTGACGCTGCAGGGCCTGTACCAGAACGACAAGTCCGGCTCCACCTCGCAGTTCCTGCCGTGGTCGGGCATGCTCACCGCCAACCCGAACGGCCAGATCCCGACCAGCCGCTTCATCGGCGAGCCCGGCGACCGCTACGACACCCAGCGGCGCAGCCTGGGCTATCTGTTCGAGCACCAGTTCAACGACAACTGGACGGTGCGCCAGAACTTCCGCTATGCGGCCAACAAGGTGGACTACTTCACCCACTACGCCGACTCCTTCTCGCTGCCGGGCGGCTGGTCTGAAGACCCTGTAAACCAGCGCGTCATCGGCCGCTTCGCCGACGACACCATCACCAAGGTGCGCATCGCCACCATCGACCAGCACCTGCAGGGCAAGCTGCAGACCGGCGCGGTGCAGCACACGCTGCTGGCCGGCCTGGACTACACGCGCTACCGGCGCGACCGCCAGTCGGGCGGCGGCGAAGACACCATCGACGCCTATGCGCCGGTCTACGGCAATGCGGCGCCGGTCACGCTGGTGGATGACGCCCGCTCGATGCAGCGCCAGACCGGCCTCTACCTGCAGGACCAGATGAAGATCGGCCAGCATTGGATCGTGGTCGCCGGCCTGCGCCATGACCGCGTGAACAACGCCCTGGCCGGCAGCCAGGACGAGAAGAGCCAGGCCACCACCAAGCGCCTGGGCCTGATGTACCTGCTGGACAACGGCTGGTCGCCCTATGTGAGCTACAGCGAATCCTTCACGCCCGTGGCCGGCACCAACGCCTACGGCGTGCGCTTCAAGCCGCTGCGCGGCGAGCAGATCGAGGGCGGCGTCAAGTACCAGCCGGCCGGTGGCAGCAGCCAGTTCACGGCCGCCGTCTGGCGCATCAAGGAAAAGAACCAGACCACGGTCGACCCGGCCAACCCGCTCAACCAGATCCAGGTCGACAGCACCAGCAACCGGGGCATCGAGCTGGAGTGGAAGGCCGCCGTCACGTCCGCCTTCGACGCCATCGCCCACTACAACTACACCGACCTGGACGCGCAGCTCACCCAGGTGCCACGCCACCAGGCCGCGGCCTGGGGCAAGTGGCGCTTCTCGGTGGGCGACGTGCACGGCCTGGCCTTGGGCGCCGGCCTGCGCAGCATGAGCGGCTTCCGCGACGGCGTGGCGCCGACCACGCCCGCCGTCACGCTGATCGACGCGCTGCTGTCCTGGGACACGCCGCAATGGCGCTACGCGCTCAACGTCAACAACCTGACCGACAAGACCTACAACGCGGTCTGCCTCGCCCGTGGCGACTGCTGGTATGGTGCGCGCCGCACCGTAGTTGCCAGCGCCACCTACCGCTTCTAAACCTGCACAGCCGCCGCCATGCCGCCCACCACCACCCTGCCCGACACCGCCGCGCCGGCAAAGCCGCACGCAGCGCACCGCATCCTCAGCAGCAGCGCCATCCGCAGCTGGACCTGGGTCCACAAGTGGTCCAGCCTGGTCAGCACGGCTTTCATGCTGCTGCTGTGCCTGACCGGCCTGCCACTGATCTTCCACCACGAGATCGGCCACCTGCTGGGCACCGAGATCGAGCCGCCAGCCATGGCCGCCGACGCGCCGCGCGTATCGCTCGACAAGGTGCTCAAGACCGGGCAAGACCGCTACCCGGGCAAGGTGGTGCAGTTCGTCTCGCCCGACGAGGACGACGACCGCTTCTACTACGTCACCCTGGGCGACACACCCACCGACGACAAGCGTGTCTCGCTGGCGGTGGATGCGCGCACCGGCGAGGCGCTGCCCACGCCCAAGTTCGACGAGGGCTTCATCTACATCATGTTCCGGCTGCACGTAGACCTGTTCGCGGGGCTGCCGGGCAAGCTGTTCCTGGGCTTCATGGGCCTGCTGCTGCTGGTGGCCATTGTCTCGGGCGTGGTGCTGTATGCGCCCTTCATGCGCAAGCTTGAATTTGGCACCGTGCGGCGCGAGCGCAGCACGCGCACCAAGTGGCTGGACCTGCACAACCTGCTGGGCGCGGTGACCCTGGTCTGGGCCTTTGTGGTGGGCGCCACCGGCATGATCAACACCTGGGCCGACCTGGTGTTCAAGCTCTGGCAGAACGACCAGATGGCCGAGATGGTCGCGCCCTACAAGGGCCTGCCGCCGACCGCCTCGCGCGGCTCGCTGCAAGAGTCGGTAGACGCCTCCAAGCGCCTGCTGCCGCACATGGACATGCGCTTTGTCGCCTTCCCCGGCACCGACTACTCCAGCCCGCACCACTACGCCGTCTTCATGAAGGGCAACACGCCGCTCACCTCGCGCCTGCTGCAGCCGGTGCTGGTGGATGCCGCAACGGCCAAGATCACCGACAGCCGCCCGCTGCCCTGGTATGGCACTGCCCTGCTGGTGTCGCAGCCGCTGCACTTTGGCGACTACGGCGGCACGCCGCTGCAGATCATCTGGGCGCTGCTGGACATTGCCACCATCATCGTGCTGGGCAGCGGCCTCTACCTGTGGATCAAGAAGCGATGAGCCATTCCCATTCCAATCTTCACGCCCGCCAACGCCGCGCCCAGTTCCGGGCCCTGTGGGCCTGGCCCATCGCCATGGGCGTGCTGTCGATCTTCGGCCTGCTGGCTGCGCTGCTCTACGACGGCCTGGGCGACGTGCTGTCGTGGATCGCGCTGGGCATTCCAGTGCTGGTCATGTGCTGGTTTGGCTGGCGGCGGCAGAAGGCGCGCCCAGGCGCCAAGCACTAGTGTCGCGTCAAGCATGAGGTGACGGATGGGTGCGAAGGCATCGGCGTGCAGCGCAAGGCGCAGGCCGCAGCCCAGGCTTTACGCCTGGGCAAGGGCTGCAACGCAGCGATGCGCGGCGAGGGCAAGCGCACACCGGCAGATCATGCTTGACGCGACACTAGTCCCCTTTCGCCCGCGCCAGCAGCAGTTCGCGCTCGCGCGCATTGCCCGCCAGCGCCGCGGCGTTGGCCCATTCGGCGCGCGCCTCTTCGTGGCGGCCGAGCTTGCCAAGCAGGTCGGCGCGCACGCTGGGCAGCCATTGGTAGTGGCGCAGGGCGGGCTCGTCGCGCAGCGCGTCGATGATGGCCAGCCCCGCCGCCGGCCCAAAGGCCATGCCCACCGCCACCGCGCGGTTCAGCTCCACCACGGGCGAAGGCGCGGCTTGCGCCAGCGCGTCGTAGAGCCCGGCGATGGCCGGCCAGTCGGTGTCGGCCGCGCTGGGCGCGCGCGCGTGGCAGGCGGCGATGGCGGCCTGCAGCGCGTAGCAGGCAAGCGGTTGCCGCAGCTGGTCTGACAGCAGCGTGGCGCGCTCCAGCGCAGCCAGACCACGGCGGATCAGCAGGCGGTCCCAGCGGCTGCGGTCTTGCTCGGCCAGCAGCACCGGGCGGCCCTGCGCATCGACCCGTGCGGCGGCGCGCGAGGCCTGCAGCTCCATCAAGGCCAGCAGGCCCAGCACCTCGGGCTCGGCCGGTGCCAGCGCGGCCAGCATGCGGCCCAGGCGCAGGGCCTCGTCGGTGAGCGCGGGGCGCATCCAGTCTGCGCCGGTGGTGGCGGTATAGCCTTCGTTGAAGATGAGGTAGACCACCTCCAGCACCGAGCCCAGGCGCTCGCCCAGCACGGCGCCGCGCGGCAGCTCGAAGGGCACGCGGGCCTCGCGCAGGCTGCGCTTGGCGCGCACGATGCGCTGGGCCACGGTGGCCTCTGGCACCAGGAAGGCGCGCGCGATCTCTGCCGTGCTCAGGCCGCCCAGCAGCTTGAGCGTGAGCGCCACGCGCGCCTCGGTGGCCAGCAGCGGGTGGCAGGCGCTGAAGATCAGGCGCAGCAGGTCGTCACCGATCTCGTCGGCGCGCGCGGCGTCCAGCGCATCGACGAAGTCGGGGGCGATCAGGGCCTCTTGCGCGTCGAGGTCATGGCCGAGTGCTTCCAGCTTCTCGCCCTGCATGCGGGCGTGGCGCAGGTGGTCCAGCGCCTTGTGCTTGGCGGTGGCCATGAGCCAGGCGCCGGGCTTGTCGGGCATGCCGTCGCGCGGCCAGTGCTCCAGCGCCGCCAACAGCGCATCCTGCGCCAGGTCCTCGGCCAGGCCGATGTCGCGCACCATGCGCGCGAGCACGGCCACGACCCGCGCGGACTCGATGCGCCATAGCGCGGCGATGGCCTGGTGCGTGGCCTGGTGCATCAGGGCTGCGGTGGCGCGGCGCTGGCGTCCATGTAGGCCAGCTCCCAGATGTGGCCGTCCAGGTCGGTAAAGCCGTGGCCGTACATCCAGCCGTGGTCCTGCGGCGCATTGGGCACGCTGCCGCCGGCAGCCAGCGCCTTGGCGACCAGCGCATCGACCTCGGCGCGGCTCTCGCACGACAGGCAGATCAGCACCTCGGTGCTCTTGGTGGCATCGGCCACGGGCTTTTTGGTGAAGGTCTGGAAGAAGGGCTCGACCAGCAGCATCACGTAGATGCCCTCGGCCACCACCATGCAGGCGCCCTGGTCGTTGGTGAACTGCCGGTTGAAGGCAAAGCCCAGGCTTTTGAAGAAGGCCTGGCTGCGCTCCATGTTCTGGATGGGCAGGTTGACGAATATTTGGCGGTTCATGGGAATCCTTTCACTTTCAGTTGTCCATTGCGCTGCGCGCCCCGGGGCGCTTCAACTCTGGCTCGGCGTGTTCATCTGGTGGATGCGCTCGACCTGCGGGCCGGGCTCGAAGTCATCCAGCTCATAGAGTTGGCGCACCTCGATCACAGCCGGTGCGTTGCGCCCGACCGGGTTGGGAAAGCGGCGCGACCATTCCAGCGCCTCTTCGCGCGTGCGGACCTGGATCAGGGTGAAGCCAGCGATCAGCTCCTTGGCCTCGGCAAAGGGGCCGTCGATGACACTGCGCTTTTGCCCGTCGTAGTGGATGCGCCAGCCCTTGCGGCTGGGCTGCAGGCCGCTGGCGTCGAGCAGCACGCCGGCCTTGGCCAGCTCTTCGTGGAAGTCGCCCATGTCTTGCATCAGCTGTGCATCGATCACAGGCGGCGTGCTTGCGGCCTCGAACTCGGGCGTGGATTTGACGATGATCATGAAGCGCATGTCAGGCTCCTTCCAGAACGGAAATGTCCAGCTTGGTCATGCCCATGATGGCTTTCATCACCCGCTGCGCACGCACCGGCTCGGCCATCAGGCTCGGCAGCACCGCCGGGACGATCTGCCACGACAGGCCGTAGCGGTCGGTCAGCCAGCCGCACTGGCTGGTCTGGCCGCCGTCCGACAGCTTGTGCCAGAAGTCGTCCAGCTCGCGCTGGGTCTGGCAGTGCACCATGAGCGAGATGGCGGGCGTGAACTGGAACACCGGCCCACCGTTGAGCGCGAGATAGTCCTGGCCATCCAGCTCGAAGCTCACCGTGAGCACCGTGCCGGCAGGCAGGGGCATGCCTTCGGCGTAGTGGCTGATGGCCTTGATCCGCGCGTTGGGAAAGACCGAGACATAGAAGTTGGCGGCCTCCTCCGCCTGGTGGTCGAACCAGAGGCATGGGCTTGTGCGTGGCATTGCTTCACTCCTTGAGGGCTGGGGACTGCGACATGCAGTGTCCCGCTATCCCTACGACGAAGGAAACACCGTGTTTTCGACACGGCCAAACCAGGTATTTACCCTAGGTCTCGTAACAGGGCGCCAGCGCGCGCACCTCCACCGTGCACCAGCCGGCGGCCGGGCAGGCCTGGGCGATGGCGATGGCCTCTGCGCGCGTGGCGCAGTCCAGCAAGAAAAAGCCGCCGACCATCTCCTTGGCTTCGGCAAAGGGGCCGTCCAGCACCTGGGCGCGGCCGTCGCGCACCTGGACCCGGGCGGCGTCGCGCTGCGAGGCCAGCGACTCGGCGGCGCGCAGCAGGCCGCGCGCCTGCAACTCGGCGCCAAAGCGCTGCATCTGCGCGTAGACGGCGCGGCCTTCTTCTTCAGTGCGGGTGGCGCGCTGCGCCGGCGGCTCGTGGATCAGCAGCATGTAGGGCATGGAGGCTCTCCCAGGCAGGGCTTTTGCGGATGGAGCGGACTCTACCCGGGCTCGCGTGCATCGCAGAGCAAGCCGGCGTGTTATCAAAATAGATAGCGTGATGCCGTTGTACACCCTTCATTTCAGCCATAAAAGCACCTTAAACAAAGGATATACGCCGGCTTACAGCTATTATTTAAGTAGCACCCACAAGCATCGCATCAAAGCCCGGGCACGGCCTTGGCGGC
It encodes:
- a CDS encoding TonB-dependent siderophore receptor, producing the protein MPSAPACTPVRHAVLLLLAGGLSAALGAHAQTTGEATLKEVQVRSDATAETATGPVNGYRATRAATATKTDTPLAETPQAVTVITRDQITDQGATNLQDALNYAAGVRSDAYGLDSRTDSVLVRGSNADVYIDGLRQANDYYTSAARPDVYTLERIEVLRGPSAMLYGQGSTGGVVNLVSKRPQAEFQGEVGLQIGNFGRKQVQADITGPLTADGQWLYRLIAVGRNADTQVDYVRDNRALLAPTLTWRPSGVTSLTLQGLYQNDKSGSTSQFLPWSGMLTANPNGQIPTSRFIGEPGDRYDTQRRSLGYLFEHQFNDNWTVRQNFRYAANKVDYFTHYADSFSLPGGWSEDPVNQRVIGRFADDTITKVRIATIDQHLQGKLQTGAVQHTLLAGLDYTRYRRDRQSGGGEDTIDAYAPVYGNAAPVTLVDDARSMQRQTGLYLQDQMKIGQHWIVVAGLRHDRVNNALAGSQDEKSQATTKRLGLMYLLDNGWSPYVSYSESFTPVAGTNAYGVRFKPLRGEQIEGGVKYQPAGGSSQFTAAVWRIKEKNQTTVDPANPLNQIQVDSTSNRGIELEWKAAVTSAFDAIAHYNYTDLDAQLTQVPRHQAAAWGKWRFSVGDVHGLALGAGLRSMSGFRDGVAPTTPAVTLIDALLSWDTPQWRYALNVNNLTDKTYNAVCLARGDCWYGARRTVVASATYRF
- a CDS encoding PepSY domain-containing protein → MLSSSAIRSWTWVHKWSSLVSTAFMLLLCLTGLPLIFHHEIGHLLGTEIEPPAMAADAPRVSLDKVLKTGQDRYPGKVVQFVSPDEDDDRFYYVTLGDTPTDDKRVSLAVDARTGEALPTPKFDEGFIYIMFRLHVDLFAGLPGKLFLGFMGLLLLVAIVSGVVLYAPFMRKLEFGTVRRERSTRTKWLDLHNLLGAVTLVWAFVVGATGMINTWADLVFKLWQNDQMAEMVAPYKGLPPTASRGSLQESVDASKRLLPHMDMRFVAFPGTDYSSPHHYAVFMKGNTPLTSRLLQPVLVDAATAKITDSRPLPWYGTALLVSQPLHFGDYGGTPLQIIWALLDIATIIVLGSGLYLWIKKR
- a CDS encoding sigma-70 family RNA polymerase sigma factor, translating into MHQATHQAIAALWRIESARVVAVLARMVRDIGLAEDLAQDALLAALEHWPRDGMPDKPGAWLMATAKHKALDHLRHARMQGEKLEALGHDLDAQEALIAPDFVDALDAARADEIGDDLLRLIFSACHPLLATEARVALTLKLLGGLSTAEIARAFLVPEATVAQRIVRAKRSLREARVPFELPRGAVLGERLGSVLEVVYLIFNEGYTATTGADWMRPALTDEALRLGRMLAALAPAEPEVLGLLALMELQASRAAARVDAQGRPVLLAEQDRSRWDRLLIRRGLAALERATLLSDQLRQPLACYALQAAIAACHARAPSAADTDWPAIAGLYDALAQAAPSPVVELNRAVAVGMAFGPAAGLAIIDALRDEPALRHYQWLPSVRADLLGKLGRHEEARAEWANAAALAGNARERELLLARAKGD
- a CDS encoding VOC family protein; its protein translation is MNRQIFVNLPIQNMERSQAFFKSLGFAFNRQFTNDQGACMVVAEGIYVMLLVEPFFQTFTKKPVADATKSTEVLICLSCESRAEVDALVAKALAAGGSVPNAPQDHGWMYGHGFTDLDGHIWELAYMDASAAPPQP
- a CDS encoding YciI family protein; its protein translation is MRFMIIVKSTPEFEAASTPPVIDAQLMQDMGDFHEELAKAGVLLDASGLQPSRKGWRIHYDGQKRSVIDGPFAEAKELIAGFTLIQVRTREEALEWSRRFPNPVGRNAPAVIEVRQLYELDDFEPGPQVERIHQMNTPSQS
- a CDS encoding VOC family protein; protein product: MPRTSPCLWFDHQAEEAANFYVSVFPNARIKAISHYAEGMPLPAGTVLTVSFELDGQDYLALNGGPVFQFTPAISLMVHCQTQRELDDFWHKLSDGGQTSQCGWLTDRYGLSWQIVPAVLPSLMAEPVRAQRVMKAIMGMTKLDISVLEGA
- a CDS encoding YciI family protein; translated protein: MPYMLLIHEPPAQRATRTEEEGRAVYAQMQRFGAELQARGLLRAAESLASQRDAARVQVRDGRAQVLDGPFAEAKEMVGGFFLLDCATRAEAIAIAQACPAAGWCTVEVRALAPCYET